One genomic segment of Rhizobium viscosum includes these proteins:
- the lpxD gene encoding UDP-3-O-(3-hydroxymyristoyl)glucosamine N-acyltransferase, translating into MEQNTFFLPHEGVRLAELAQFLGAELGNPAHGDVIIRSVSPIARAQAGDICYILSRRNRDEFLTCEASAVICDKALAELVPPHIPVVISSNPHAAFAMAGGYLYPAALKPVTFSSGETEIAPSAIIDPTARLEKGVIVEPMAIIGPGAEIGEGTRIGAQSIIGPNVKIGRNGSIAAGASILCALIGNGVIIHNGVRIGQDGFGYAPGPRGMIKIVQIGRVIIQDNVEIGANTTIDRGAMDDTVIGEGTKIDNQVQIGHNVRIGRHCAIVSQVGMAGSTIIGDGVQIGGQVGLKGHITIGDGAQIAAKSGVMTDLAAGGRYGGIPARPLNDYLKYATQLLAKSGARGKKGGKND; encoded by the coding sequence ATGGAGCAAAATACTTTTTTTCTGCCCCATGAAGGCGTGAGACTCGCTGAGTTAGCGCAATTTCTTGGGGCAGAACTTGGCAATCCCGCCCATGGCGATGTCATTATCCGCTCTGTCTCTCCTATAGCCAGAGCGCAGGCAGGGGATATCTGTTATATCCTCTCTCGCCGCAACCGCGACGAGTTCCTGACCTGCGAGGCGTCGGCCGTGATTTGCGACAAGGCGCTGGCTGAGCTGGTGCCGCCGCATATCCCTGTCGTGATCTCTTCCAATCCGCATGCTGCCTTCGCGATGGCCGGCGGGTATCTTTATCCTGCCGCTCTCAAGCCGGTCACCTTTTCGTCCGGCGAGACGGAGATCGCTCCGAGCGCTATCATTGATCCGACCGCGCGGCTCGAGAAGGGCGTGATTGTCGAGCCGATGGCAATCATCGGCCCTGGCGCGGAGATCGGCGAGGGTACGCGCATCGGCGCTCAGTCGATCATCGGTCCCAACGTCAAGATCGGCCGCAACGGTTCCATCGCGGCGGGCGCGAGCATTCTCTGCGCGCTGATCGGCAATGGCGTCATCATCCACAACGGTGTCCGTATCGGCCAGGATGGATTTGGCTATGCGCCGGGTCCGCGTGGCATGATCAAGATCGTGCAAATCGGTCGGGTTATCATCCAGGACAATGTCGAGATCGGCGCCAATACAACGATTGATCGCGGCGCCATGGACGATACCGTCATCGGCGAGGGAACCAAGATCGACAATCAGGTGCAGATCGGCCACAACGTCCGTATCGGTCGCCATTGCGCCATCGTTTCGCAGGTCGGCATGGCCGGCAGCACCATCATCGGCGATGGTGTGCAGATCGGTGGACAGGTCGGCCTCAAAGGACATATCACCATTGGCGATGGCGCGCAGATCGCTGCAAAAAGTGGTGTCATGACCGATCTTGCTGCTGGCGGCCGCTATGGTGGAATACCGGCACGTCCGCTAAACGACTACTTGAAATATGCTACGCAGCTCTTGGCAAAATCGGGAGCGCGCGGAAAAAAGGGAGGCAAGAATGACTGA
- a CDS encoding phosphatidate cytidylyltransferase, giving the protein MKQELKLRIVSGLILAIIILAATWYGGFIFRIVAAAIALLIYYEWSTITGIARDRVTNMLGWVGEVLLALLVLAGAFEYALGMLIALTALGIAMIFLHRASRWFAPGLLYAGGTGLALAAIRGDEPLGLYAMLFIFAVVWATDILAYFVGRALGGPKLAPRISPGKTWSGAVGGAISAVVAGAAVVHFLVPEALDRAAVIALVLSVFSQSGDLFESFIKRKFGVKDSSRLIPGHGGVMDRVDGLIFACFSAFLLAGLFSLIKGGGTTSLGAALFGL; this is encoded by the coding sequence ATGAAGCAGGAACTGAAGCTCCGTATCGTTTCAGGCCTGATTCTCGCGATCATCATTCTTGCCGCCACCTGGTATGGCGGCTTTATCTTCCGCATTGTGGCGGCGGCGATTGCGCTTCTGATCTATTACGAATGGTCGACGATCACAGGCATCGCACGCGACCGGGTCACGAACATGCTCGGCTGGGTGGGTGAGGTGCTGCTTGCCCTGCTCGTTCTGGCGGGCGCATTCGAATATGCCCTGGGAATGCTGATCGCCTTGACTGCTCTCGGCATCGCCATGATCTTCCTGCATCGCGCCAGCCGCTGGTTCGCACCGGGCCTTTTATACGCCGGCGGCACAGGATTGGCGCTTGCCGCGATCCGCGGCGATGAACCGCTCGGCCTCTATGCGATGCTCTTCATCTTCGCCGTGGTCTGGGCGACCGATATTCTGGCCTATTTCGTCGGGCGCGCGCTTGGCGGTCCAAAACTTGCTCCGCGCATATCGCCCGGCAAGACATGGTCGGGGGCGGTGGGCGGCGCCATTTCAGCCGTTGTTGCCGGCGCTGCCGTTGTCCATTTCCTGGTGCCGGAAGCCCTGGATCGCGCCGCGGTGATCGCGCTCGTCCTGTCCGTTTTCAGCCAGTCGGGCGATCTTTTCGAAAGTTTTATCAAGCGAAAATTCGGCGTGAAGGACTCCAGCCGCCTTATTCCGGGACATGGCGGGGTCATGGACCGTGTCGATGGACTGATTTTTGCCTGTTTTTCGGCGTTCTTGCTTGCTGGCCTTTTTTCGCTGATAAAGGGCGGCGGGACCACGTCGCTCGGTGCGGCATTGTTCGGCCTTTGA
- the bamA gene encoding outer membrane protein assembly factor BamA produces the protein MKAGSKFLNAVSAIALSASVVASGAGALTFVSATAAEAAVIQRIDVHGASRVGAEAVRSNLTITPGKSFSNTDIDDSVKQLYGTGYFSDVKISVSGSTLVVNVQEAQLVNQVVFNGNRKVKDDKLAAVVKTRAAGPYSDAQIQSDIAAIKEAYAATGRSEVEVTTQVVPLGEGRVNLAFVINEGDRTKIDAINFVGNQAYSAGRLAAVIQTKRSNFLSFLTRKDVYNEDKLHADEDALRQFYYNRGYADMRIVSSDATFDEATNKYTLTFNIEEGPRYDFGAVSVQSTVEGVDAQQLQGLVRTREGQVYSAKEVQKSIEAISDQVASAGYPFARVTPRGNRDLNNNTIGVEYLVDQGERAYVERIEIRGNSRTRDYVIRREFDLSEGDAFNQQMITRAKRRLEALGYFSSVNISTQPGSSPDRVVIVVDVQDQSTGSFGIGAGYAAGGDGLLLEASVEEKNFLGRGQYIRISAGGGQEGSRAYGINFTEPYFLGYRLAAGFDVNHSETSSNDNYDYEETSGVLRVTAPITEDLATTFRYNYKQMKYDSSGNSLADLSATYQNLVNESPWTRSSISQTLTYNTLDDTVLPREGIYATATQEIAGLGGDSQYYKIYGKARYYHLLADDADIIGSLSASAGYVVGFGDHLNVFDQFTLTNSDIRGFENKGIGPRITNPDDPLGGTTYFTASAEATFPMPGFPRDFNLRGAVFADAGTLFGNDVELLGSDTAEGDGSSLRASVGVGLIWQSPFGALRVDYAIPVVKEDFDKTQRFKFGINNQF, from the coding sequence ATGAAGGCTGGTTCAAAGTTTTTGAACGCAGTATCGGCGATTGCGCTGTCTGCTAGTGTTGTTGCTTCTGGCGCAGGTGCTTTGACTTTCGTTTCGGCTACGGCTGCGGAAGCTGCCGTCATTCAGCGGATCGACGTGCACGGTGCAAGCCGCGTCGGTGCTGAGGCTGTTCGGTCGAACCTCACCATTACCCCCGGCAAAAGCTTCTCCAACACTGATATCGACGACTCCGTAAAGCAGCTTTACGGCACCGGTTACTTCTCCGATGTCAAGATTTCGGTTTCCGGCAGTACTCTCGTCGTCAACGTTCAGGAAGCGCAGCTCGTCAATCAGGTCGTCTTCAACGGCAACCGCAAGGTCAAGGACGACAAGCTGGCAGCCGTCGTCAAGACGCGTGCCGCTGGTCCTTATAGCGATGCGCAGATCCAGTCCGATATCGCGGCGATCAAGGAAGCTTATGCCGCTACCGGCCGCAGCGAAGTCGAAGTGACGACGCAGGTCGTCCCGCTCGGCGAAGGCCGCGTTAACCTCGCTTTCGTCATCAATGAAGGCGACCGCACCAAGATCGATGCCATCAATTTCGTTGGCAACCAGGCCTATAGCGCCGGCCGTCTCGCCGCGGTCATTCAGACCAAGCGTTCGAATTTCCTCTCGTTCCTGACCCGCAAGGACGTCTACAACGAAGACAAGCTACACGCTGATGAAGACGCGTTGCGCCAGTTCTATTACAATCGCGGTTATGCCGACATGCGCATCGTTTCTTCCGATGCCACTTTCGACGAAGCGACGAACAAGTACACGCTGACCTTCAACATCGAAGAAGGCCCGCGTTATGATTTCGGCGCGGTCAGCGTTCAGTCGACCGTTGAAGGTGTCGATGCCCAGCAGCTTCAGGGGCTGGTCAGAACCCGCGAAGGCCAAGTCTACAGCGCCAAGGAAGTTCAGAAGTCCATTGAGGCGATTTCCGATCAGGTTGCTTCGGCCGGTTATCCCTTCGCGCGCGTCACGCCGCGCGGCAATCGCGACCTGAACAACAATACGATCGGTGTCGAATACCTCGTCGACCAGGGCGAGCGCGCCTATGTCGAGCGTATCGAAATCCGCGGCAACAGCCGCACGCGCGATTACGTTATTCGCCGCGAGTTCGACCTTAGCGAAGGCGACGCCTTCAATCAGCAGATGATCACCCGCGCAAAGCGCCGTCTTGAAGCGCTCGGCTACTTCTCCTCAGTCAACATTTCGACCCAGCCGGGCAGTTCGCCTGATCGCGTCGTCATCGTCGTCGATGTGCAGGATCAGTCGACCGGTTCGTTCGGTATTGGTGCCGGTTATGCGGCGGGCGGCGACGGTCTGTTGCTCGAAGCTTCGGTCGAAGAAAAGAACTTCCTCGGCCGCGGCCAGTATATCCGTATTTCGGCCGGTGGCGGTCAGGAAGGCTCGCGCGCCTACGGTATCAACTTCACCGAGCCTTACTTCCTCGGTTATCGGCTTGCCGCTGGTTTCGACGTCAATCACAGTGAGACGTCCAGCAACGACAACTACGATTACGAGGAAACCAGCGGTGTTCTGCGCGTAACGGCGCCGATCACCGAAGATCTGGCGACGACGTTCCGCTATAATTACAAGCAGATGAAGTACGATTCCAGCGGAAACAGTCTGGCCGATTTGTCCGCTACCTATCAGAACCTGGTCAACGAAAGCCCGTGGACGCGGTCTTCCATATCGCAGACGCTGACCTACAATACGCTTGACGATACCGTTCTGCCGCGTGAAGGTATCTATGCTACTGCGACGCAGGAAATTGCCGGCCTTGGCGGCGACTCCCAGTACTATAAGATCTACGGTAAGGCCCGTTACTACCATCTGCTCGCTGACGATGCCGACATCATCGGTTCGCTCTCGGCTTCAGCTGGTTATGTCGTTGGCTTCGGTGATCACCTGAATGTCTTCGACCAGTTCACGCTCACCAATTCCGATATTCGCGGCTTCGAAAACAAGGGTATCGGCCCGCGTATCACCAACCCGGATGACCCGCTTGGTGGCACGACTTACTTTACCGCTTCTGCCGAAGCGACGTTCCCGATGCCGGGCTTCCCGCGTGACTTCAACCTGCGTGGCGCAGTCTTCGCAGATGCCGGCACGCTGTTTGGCAACGATGTCGAGCTTCTCGGTTCGGATACTGCAGAAGGTGACGGTTCCTCGTTGCGTGCTTCGGTCGGTGTCGGTCTGATCTGGCAGTCGCCCTTCGGGGCGCTGCGCGTCGACTACGCGATCCCGGTCGTGAAGGAAGACTTCGACAAGACTCAGCGCTTCAAGTTTGGCATTAACAACCAATTCTGA
- the lpxB gene encoding lipid-A-disaccharide synthase, translated as MSDRPLKIAVVAGEVSGDLLGADLIAGLRKIHSGPIELVGVGGEGLQSQGLKSLFDFSELSIMGITQVLAKLPRLWSLIRQTTAAIVAARPDILLIIDSPDFTHRVAKRVRTALPELPVVNYVCPSVWAWKEYRAQRMLAYVDHVLAVLPFEPAAMQRLNGPATTYVGHRLIADPALLQTRRLRAGREAGIGSILLLPGSRSSEIKKLLPYFEVAAQEFVARNGAKRFILPTVTHKEALVREMTSGWTVKPEIVVGAEAKWKAFAEADAAMAASGTVILELALADVPVVSAYKVDWIMRMLTSGIKTWSGALPNLIADYAVVPEYLNDIVRGASLARWMERLSADTYQLKAMKEGYELIWQRMQTERPPGEHAAQILLDVLANKKPGHS; from the coding sequence ATGAGCGACAGACCGCTGAAGATTGCCGTCGTAGCCGGCGAAGTCTCCGGCGATCTCTTAGGTGCCGATCTCATCGCCGGGCTCAGGAAGATCCATTCAGGGCCGATCGAACTCGTCGGCGTCGGCGGTGAGGGGCTGCAGAGCCAGGGATTGAAATCGCTCTTCGATTTCTCCGAGCTTTCCATCATGGGCATTACCCAGGTTTTGGCCAAGCTGCCCAGGCTCTGGTCTCTTATCCGACAGACGACTGCTGCGATCGTTGCCGCCAGGCCCGATATCCTCCTCATCATCGACAGCCCGGATTTCACCCATCGCGTCGCCAAGCGCGTGCGCACGGCACTGCCTGAGCTGCCTGTGGTCAATTACGTCTGCCCGAGCGTCTGGGCCTGGAAGGAATATCGGGCGCAACGCATGCTCGCCTATGTCGATCACGTGCTTGCAGTGCTGCCGTTCGAACCGGCCGCGATGCAGCGCCTGAACGGCCCGGCGACCACCTATGTAGGGCATCGCCTGATCGCCGATCCCGCGCTGCTGCAAACCCGTCGCCTGCGCGCCGGTCGCGAGGCGGGTATCGGATCAATCCTGCTTCTTCCCGGCTCGCGCTCGTCCGAGATCAAAAAGCTTCTGCCCTATTTCGAAGTTGCGGCCCAGGAGTTCGTGGCCCGCAATGGCGCGAAGCGTTTCATTCTGCCGACCGTGACGCACAAGGAAGCGCTCGTGCGGGAGATGACGTCGGGCTGGACGGTAAAGCCCGAGATCGTTGTCGGCGCCGAGGCGAAGTGGAAAGCCTTTGCCGAAGCCGATGCAGCCATGGCGGCCTCTGGCACCGTGATTCTTGAACTGGCGCTCGCCGATGTTCCCGTCGTTTCGGCCTACAAGGTCGATTGGATCATGCGCATGCTGACATCAGGCATCAAGACCTGGAGCGGCGCACTGCCCAATCTGATCGCCGACTACGCGGTCGTCCCGGAATATCTGAACGACATCGTGCGCGGCGCAAGCCTCGCGCGCTGGATGGAGAGGCTGTCAGCCGACACCTACCAACTCAAGGCGATGAAGGAAGGCTACGAGCTCATCTGGCAGCGTATGCAGACGGAGAGGCCGCCAGGCGAACATGCCGCGCAGATATTGCTTGATGTTCTCGCCAACAAAAAACCCGGCCATTCCTGA
- the fabZ gene encoding 3-hydroxyacyl-ACP dehydratase FabZ yields the protein MTEETAATLSSADILEIMKLLPHRYPFLMVDKIVNIDGDNAAVGIKNVTVNEPHFTGHFPDAPIMPGVLLVEGMAQTAGAICAKKEGQTGNLVYFMTIDNARFRKPVVPGDRVEYHVQKIKQRGNIWKFHCDAKVDGALVAEADIGAMIVRKDNA from the coding sequence ATGACTGAGGAAACAGCCGCGACGCTCTCTTCGGCGGACATCCTGGAAATCATGAAGCTGCTGCCGCATCGCTATCCGTTTCTGATGGTCGACAAGATCGTCAATATCGATGGCGACAATGCTGCCGTGGGCATCAAGAATGTAACGGTCAACGAACCGCATTTTACCGGCCACTTCCCTGACGCACCTATCATGCCGGGCGTATTGCTCGTCGAAGGCATGGCGCAGACGGCAGGCGCCATCTGCGCCAAGAAGGAAGGCCAAACCGGCAACCTCGTCTACTTCATGACGATCGACAATGCCCGCTTCCGCAAACCGGTCGTGCCGGGCGACCGCGTTGAATATCACGTGCAAAAAATCAAGCAGCGCGGCAATATCTGGAAATTCCATTGCGACGCAAAGGTCGACGGTGCACTCGTCGCTGAGGCCGATATCGGCGCGATGATCGTACGTAAGGACAACGCATGA
- the gltA gene encoding citrate synthase produces the protein MTDQSATIKIGDKSVDLAVRKGTVGPDVIDIGPLYKNTASFTYDPGFTSTASCESKITYIDGDEGVLLHRGYPIEQLAEHGDFLEACYLLLYGELPTAAQKKDFDYRVTHHTMVHEQMSRFFTGFRRDAHPMAVMCGCVGALSAFYHDSTDITDPHQRMVASLRMIAKMPTLAAMAYKYHIGQPFVYPKNDLDYASNFLRMCFAVPCEEYVVNPVLARAMDRIFILHADHEQNASTSAVRLAGSSGANPFACIAAGIACLWGPAHGGANEAALNMLTEIGTVDRIPEYVARAKDKNDPFRLMGFGHRVYKNYDPRAKIMQKTTHEVLGELGIKDDPLLEVAMELERIALTDSYFIEKKLYPNIDFYSGITLKALGFPTTMFTVLFALARTVGWIAQWNEMIEDPEQRIGRPRQLYIGEPKRDYVPVSKR, from the coding sequence ATGACGGATCAAAGCGCTACAATCAAAATCGGTGACAAATCAGTCGACCTCGCCGTCCGAAAAGGCACAGTCGGACCTGACGTCATCGATATCGGTCCACTCTACAAAAATACGGCTTCCTTCACGTACGATCCCGGGTTTACGTCGACCGCATCCTGTGAATCGAAGATCACCTATATCGATGGCGATGAAGGTGTTCTGCTGCATCGTGGCTACCCGATCGAGCAACTTGCCGAGCACGGCGACTTCCTCGAAGCCTGCTACCTGCTGCTCTACGGCGAACTGCCGACCGCCGCTCAGAAGAAGGACTTCGACTACCGCGTCACGCACCATACGATGGTGCATGAGCAGATGAGCCGCTTCTTCACCGGCTTCCGTCGCGACGCCCACCCGATGGCCGTTATGTGCGGTTGCGTCGGCGCGCTGTCGGCTTTCTATCACGACTCTACCGACATCACCGATCCGCATCAGCGCATGGTCGCCAGCCTGCGAATGATCGCCAAGATGCCGACGCTCGCCGCGATGGCCTATAAGTATCATATCGGCCAGCCCTTCGTTTACCCGAAGAACGATCTCGATTACGCGTCCAACTTCCTGCGTATGTGCTTTGCCGTCCCCTGCGAGGAATATGTCGTCAATCCCGTGCTCGCACGCGCCATGGACCGCATCTTCATCCTCCATGCGGATCACGAGCAGAACGCATCGACCTCGGCGGTCCGTCTCGCAGGCTCCTCAGGTGCCAACCCGTTCGCCTGCATCGCTGCCGGCATCGCCTGCCTCTGGGGCCCCGCTCACGGCGGCGCCAACGAAGCAGCCCTCAACATGCTGACGGAAATCGGGACTGTCGACCGCATTCCGGAATATGTCGCCCGCGCCAAGGATAAGAACGATCCGTTCCGCCTGATGGGCTTTGGTCACCGCGTTTACAAGAACTACGATCCGCGCGCCAAGATCATGCAGAAGACCACGCATGAAGTTCTCGGCGAACTCGGCATCAAGGACGATCCGCTTCTCGAAGTCGCCATGGAGTTGGAGCGCATCGCTCTGACCGACTCATACTTCATCGAGAAGAAGCTCTACCCGAACATCGACTTCTACTCCGGCATTACGCTGAAGGCCCTGGGCTTCCCCACGACCATGTTCACCGTGCTCTTCGCTCTGGCCCGTACCGTCGGCTGGATCGCACAGTGGAACGAAATGATCGAAGATCCGGAACAGCGTATCGGCCGTCCGCGCCAGCTCTATATCGGCGAACCGAAGCGCGATTACGTGCCGGTCTCCAAGCGCTAA
- a CDS encoding LpxI family protein, which translates to MASDGDTAEGRLAIIAGGGLLPSYVAEAARSAGENPVIVVLKDEGDRRWDGFDHATIGIGDFASLDRLFKRYGVGRVVMSGSVRRRPEWREVRPTLRILTKVPAAIRTLLSGGDDTVLKMVINLIEGRGLRVVGAHEIAPDLLATAGPLGAVSPNEDDRRDIERAGKAADVLGSLDIGQGAVSIGGRVVAVEGVEGTDGMLDRVAALRAAGRISPRRRGVLVKLSKPQQDIRADLPAIGVSTVLNAKAAGLAGVAVEAGRALMLDRDALIKVADENGLFVCGIDKGLPGWGLQ; encoded by the coding sequence GTGGCTTCCGACGGCGACACTGCTGAAGGCCGGCTGGCGATCATTGCCGGCGGCGGCCTTTTGCCGTCCTATGTCGCCGAGGCTGCGCGTTCTGCCGGTGAAAATCCTGTTATCGTTGTCCTGAAGGATGAGGGCGATCGTCGTTGGGACGGTTTCGACCACGCTACGATCGGTATCGGTGATTTCGCTTCGCTCGATCGACTTTTCAAGCGGTATGGAGTGGGCCGTGTCGTCATGTCGGGCAGCGTCCGCCGACGACCGGAATGGCGCGAGGTACGGCCGACGCTGCGTATTCTGACCAAGGTACCCGCCGCCATCCGTACTCTGCTTTCCGGGGGCGACGATACCGTTCTGAAGATGGTCATCAACCTGATAGAAGGGCGAGGTTTGCGTGTCGTCGGCGCCCATGAGATTGCACCGGATCTGCTGGCAACAGCAGGCCCGCTGGGCGCTGTTTCGCCCAATGAAGATGATCGTCGTGACATAGAGCGCGCAGGCAAGGCGGCGGACGTGCTTGGCAGTCTGGATATCGGGCAGGGCGCCGTCTCGATCGGCGGGCGCGTCGTCGCTGTTGAAGGCGTTGAGGGCACGGACGGCATGCTTGACCGCGTCGCGGCCCTGAGAGCAGCAGGCCGTATATCGCCGCGCCGGCGCGGTGTGCTGGTCAAGCTCAGCAAGCCGCAGCAGGACATCCGCGCCGATCTGCCGGCGATTGGCGTGTCTACCGTGCTCAACGCAAAAGCCGCCGGGCTTGCAGGGGTGGCCGTCGAAGCTGGCCGGGCGCTGATGCTTGATCGCGACGCGCTCATTAAAGTGGCAGATGAAAACGGTCTTTTTGTCTGCGGTATCGACAAGGGCTTGCCGGGATGGGGGCTTCAATGA
- the rseP gene encoding RIP metalloprotease RseP, protein MEAVTGIFGFLTGYIVPFVIVLSLLVFVHEMGHYLVGRWSGIRILAFSVGFGPEIAGFTDRHGTRWKISAIPLGGYVRFFGDEDASSKPDTDRLAAMTDEERERSFAGAKLWKRAATVAAGPIANFILAIAIFTVLFAVYGRTVSDPVVAEVKPDSAAAAAGVLPGDLLVSIDGTKVQTFDDVRRYVSIRPNQNIVVTVERNGEMMDLPMVPQRTDITDQFGNKIEVGLIGIVTNEEVGHFRLQTFTPLEALHEGVTQTWHIVTGTFKYIGNLLNGSMKADQLGGPIRVAQASGQMATLGIGALLQLAAVLSVSIGLLNLMPVPVLDGGHLMFYAVEAVRGRPLGSSAQEIAFRIGLAMVLTLMVFATWNDISALIG, encoded by the coding sequence ATGGAAGCGGTGACCGGCATATTCGGTTTTTTGACGGGCTACATCGTCCCCTTCGTCATCGTGCTGTCGCTGCTCGTCTTCGTGCATGAGATGGGCCATTATCTGGTCGGGCGCTGGAGCGGTATCCGTATCCTCGCCTTTTCCGTCGGCTTCGGCCCGGAGATCGCCGGTTTCACCGATCGCCACGGAACGCGATGGAAAATATCGGCAATCCCGCTCGGCGGCTATGTTCGCTTTTTCGGCGATGAGGATGCGTCCAGCAAGCCGGATACGGACAGGCTAGCCGCGATGACGGATGAGGAGCGAGAACGTTCCTTCGCTGGCGCAAAGCTTTGGAAGCGCGCCGCAACCGTCGCAGCCGGCCCGATCGCCAACTTCATCCTTGCCATTGCCATCTTCACGGTCCTTTTCGCAGTCTACGGCCGCACGGTGTCCGATCCTGTTGTCGCTGAAGTGAAGCCGGACAGCGCTGCAGCGGCAGCTGGCGTGCTACCGGGCGACCTGCTCGTCTCAATCGATGGCACCAAGGTCCAGACTTTCGACGACGTGCGGCGTTATGTCAGCATCCGTCCGAACCAGAACATCGTCGTGACCGTTGAGCGTAATGGCGAGATGATGGATCTGCCGATGGTCCCGCAGCGCACCGACATCACCGACCAGTTCGGCAACAAGATCGAGGTTGGCCTGATCGGGATCGTCACGAACGAGGAGGTCGGCCACTTCCGCCTGCAAACCTTTACGCCGCTGGAAGCGCTGCATGAGGGCGTAACCCAGACCTGGCATATCGTGACCGGCACCTTCAAATATATCGGCAATCTGCTCAACGGATCGATGAAAGCCGATCAATTGGGTGGGCCGATCCGCGTGGCGCAAGCTTCGGGCCAGATGGCTACGCTTGGAATAGGCGCGTTGCTGCAGCTTGCTGCGGTTTTGTCAGTTTCGATTGGATTGCTGAATTTGATGCCGGTTCCGGTACTTGATGGCGGCCACCTGATGTTCTATGCGGTGGAAGCGGTTAGGGGAAGACCGCTGGGTTCTTCGGCTCAGGAAATTGCGTTTCGCATTGGCCTGGCCATGGTGCTTACATTAATGGTTTTTGCCACCTGGAATGACATTAGCGCGCTCATCGGCTAG
- the lpxA gene encoding acyl-ACP--UDP-N-acetylglucosamine O-acyltransferase, with protein MSMIAESARIHPMAVVEDGATVGEGVVVGPFCHVGPKVTLHDNVELISHVVVLGLTTVGAGTRIFPSAVIGGDSQSARHSAVDTSLIIGRNCTIREGVTMNTGTVEHGGSTVIGDNSLFLAYSHVAHDCRVGNHVIMSNNVMLAGHVAVGDHAIISGGAAVHQFTRVGKYAFVGGLSAVSYDVIPYGMLNGNPGILSGLNVVGMTRAGVDRAVIHTVRRAYKAIFEGAGSIRENAAQIRDEYADCEQVVEILDFIAAESDRALSSPSRGQKG; from the coding sequence ATGAGCATGATCGCCGAAAGCGCCAGAATCCATCCGATGGCCGTGGTCGAAGACGGCGCCACGGTCGGTGAAGGTGTGGTGGTCGGCCCGTTTTGCCATGTTGGTCCCAAGGTCACGCTTCACGACAATGTCGAACTGATCAGCCACGTCGTAGTTCTCGGTTTGACGACTGTCGGCGCCGGTACGCGTATATTTCCTTCGGCCGTCATTGGAGGCGACTCGCAAAGCGCCCGACACAGCGCCGTCGACACGTCGCTGATCATCGGGCGCAACTGCACGATCCGCGAGGGTGTTACGATGAACACCGGCACCGTCGAACATGGGGGTTCGACGGTAATCGGCGACAACAGCCTTTTTCTTGCCTATTCGCATGTTGCCCATGATTGCCGCGTCGGCAACCATGTCATCATGTCGAACAATGTCATGCTGGCTGGCCATGTCGCGGTTGGTGATCACGCAATCATCAGCGGCGGCGCCGCAGTGCACCAGTTCACGCGAGTCGGCAAATATGCCTTTGTCGGCGGTCTCTCGGCCGTGAGTTACGATGTCATTCCCTACGGCATGCTGAACGGCAATCCCGGCATTTTGAGCGGCCTCAACGTTGTCGGCATGACGCGCGCCGGCGTTGATCGCGCCGTCATTCACACGGTTCGCCGTGCCTATAAGGCGATCTTCGAGGGCGCCGGCTCGATCCGCGAGAATGCAGCCCAGATCCGCGACGAATATGCCGATTGCGAGCAGGTGGTCGAGATCCTCGATTTCATCGCGGCCGAAAGCGATCGCGCGCTGTCTTCGCCGAGCCGGGGACAGAAGGGCTGA